A DNA window from Bos mutus isolate GX-2022 chromosome 11, NWIPB_WYAK_1.1, whole genome shotgun sequence contains the following coding sequences:
- the ATP6V1C2 gene encoding V-type proton ATPase subunit C 2 isoform X7, whose protein sequence is MSWRSLISLLKVDLTSFVTHFEWDVAKYPAKQPLVSVVDILAKQLAQIEIDLKSRTAAYNTLKTNLENLEKKSMGNLFTRTLSDIVSKEDFVLDSEYLITLLVIVPKPSYVQWQKTYESLSDMVVPRSTKLIAEDKEGGLFTVTLFRKVIDDFKTKAKENKFTVREFYYDEKEIKREREEMTRLLSDKKQQYQTSCVALKKGSSTFPDHKVKVTPLGNPDRPAAGQSDRERENEGEGEVSNPPGSPGVPRLAHPRPPAQAPLGENKSSPFLLPTVAFEVLNSRTPRITLPPNLQGLLGAALRSPSSDGCLLARVPWFWLEVAGAGDGAHPGWGRGGGGGWASQLSSLGAPAGPTPDLFGHPWKTAMPALVIAAVADGLWPREVGP, encoded by the exons TTGACCTAACGTCCTTTGTGACCCACTTCGAATGGGACGTGGCCAAGTATCCCGCCAAGCAGCCGCTGGTGAGCGTCGTGGACATTCTGGCAAAG CAACTGGCACAGATCGAGATAGACCTGAAGTCCCGAACAGCTGCCTACAACACTCTGAAGACAAACCTAGAAAATCTGGAGAAGAAATCCAT GGGAAACCTCTTCACTCGGACCCTGAGCGACATTGTGAGCAAAGAAGACTTCGTGCTGGATTCCGAGTACCTGATCACACTGCTGGTCATTGTCCCCAA GCCGAGTTACGTACAATGGCAAAAAACCTATGAATCCCTCTCAGACATGGTGGTCCCACGGTCAACCAA GTTGATCGCTGAGGACAAGGAGGGCGGCCTCTTCACCGTGACTCTGTTTCGAAAAGTGATCGATGATTTCAAAACCAAAGCCAAAGAGAATAA GTTCACTGTACGAGAATTTTACTATGacgaaaaagaaattaaaagggaaagggaagagatgACCCGATTGTTGTCGGATAAGAAGCAACAATAT CAAACTTCCTGTGTTGCTCTTAAAAAGGGATCATCCACCTTCCCGGACCACAAGGTTAAGGTAACCCCGCTAGGGAACCCCGATAGGCCCGCTGCGGGGCAGAgcgacagagagagagagaatgagggcGAGGGTGAGGTAAGCAACCCCCCCGGGAGCCCTGGGGTTCCCCGGCTCGCACATCCTCGCCCGCCCGCGCAGGCACCTTTGGGAGAAAACAAATCCTCGCCTTTCCTGTTACCTACTGTGGCTTTCGAGGTCTTAAATTCAAGGACCCCCAGAATCACGCTTCCTCCTAATCTGCAGGGCCTCTTGGGAGCTGCCCTCCGCTCCCCCAGCAGTGATGGGTGCTTGCTGGCCAGGGTGCCTTGGTTCTGGCTGGAGGTggctggagctggtgatggggcACATCCTGGCTGGGGccgggggggtggtggtggttgggcATCTCAGCTGTCTTCCCTGGGTGCCCCAGCTGGACCCACCCCTGACCTCTTTGGGCATCCGTGGAAGACAGCCATGCCAGCATTAGTGATAGCTGCTGTGGCTGATGGACTGTGGCCCCGTGAAGTGGGGCCGTGA